The Acanthochromis polyacanthus isolate Apoly-LR-REF ecotype Palm Island chromosome 2, KAUST_Apoly_ChrSc, whole genome shotgun sequence genome contains a region encoding:
- the LOC110949454 gene encoding protein-lysine methyltransferase METTL21E-like, producing MEDSKTKEGAAVDAELAKAIMSRRFSPSLIGTEAWEGYIFSDMEIRIKESTDLYGAVLWPSAIVLCHFLETNRDKYNLTDKNVIELGAGTGLVTIVSSLLGAKVTSTDLPDVLGNLQYNVMRNTKDRCKYIPLVTELIWGQEVHQRFPRATHCFDYILAADVVYAHPYLQELMDTFDHLCQENTQILWAMRFRLDPENSFVDRFRQRFHVEELYNLPSLSIKLYRAWRKDKRTKEEREAAA from the exons ATGGAGGACTCCAAAACCAAAGAAG GTGCTGCTGTGGATGCAGAGCTGGCCAAAGCCATAATGTCTCGGCGCTTCAGCCCGTCTCTCATCGGCACAGAGGCCTGGGAGGGATACATCTTCTCTGACATGGAGATCCGCATCAAAGAGTCCACAGACCTCTATGGAGCTGTACTATGGCCTTCA GCAATTGTGCTGTGTCACTTCTTAGAGACCAACCGAGACAAATACAACCTgactgacaaaaatgtgattgaaCTGGGAGCTGGAACTGGACTTGTCACCATCGTATCCAGCCTGCTAG GGGCTAAGGTGACATCCACTGACCTCCCAGATGTGTTGGGGAACCTCCAGTACAATGTGATGCGCAACACCAAGGACCGATGCAAGTACATCCCTCTG GTCACTGAGCTGATCTGGGGTCAGGAGGTGCATCAACGTTTCCCACGTGCCACACATTGTTTCGACTACATACTGGCAGCTGACGTGGTGTATGCACATCCCTACCTGCAAGAGCTGATGGACACCTTTGACCACCTGTGCCAGGAAAACACTCAGATCCTTTGGGCAATGCGTTTCCGCCTGGACCCAGAGAACAGCTTTGTGGATCGTTTCAGGCAGCGTTTCCACGTGGAGGAGCTCTATAACCTCCCCAGTCTGAGTATCAAACTGTACCGAGCCTGGAGGAAGGACAAGAGGACTAAAGAGGAAAGAGAGGCAGCTGCCTGA
- the LOC110949465 gene encoding protein-lysine methyltransferase METTL21C-like, with protein MDTLHPCLGEEALIRGEEEEEEDDWDEEDEEDEEEEEDYTEKEESAAVKQQTPAWAPRFFYRLGKEMYNYVGEEIVIEEGLDSYAGMIWPAASALCHYLDTHRQQPSLVDRTVLEIGAGTGLVSVVASLLGAWVTATDLPEYLSNLRVNLCRNTRSRCRHTPQVAALSWGYDLEDSYPSSVYRYDYVLAADVVYHHDFLDELLATMKHFCKPGTTIIWANKIRFESDLTFIENFKKAFHTSLLAEDGEMKIFIATSREGERECDAGLEMQDLLREDEESEEEHVEHKHNEAELDCDRKENGIDITQGPDMLEAEIRDEKEEVEEIVDLRTADYEEDEKDEPEDTDSKHEDITGDPL; from the exons ATGGATACTTTGCACCCATGCCTTGGAGAGGAAGCTTTAATAAGaggtgaagaggaggaagaggaggatgactGGGacgaagaagatgaagaagatgaagaggaggaagaag ATTACACAGAAAAAGAGGAATCGGCTGCCGTGAAGCAGCAAACACCAGCCTGGGCTCCACGTTTCTTCTACAGATTAGGTAAAGAGATGTACAACTATGTCGGCGAGGAGATCGTCATCGAAGAAGGTCTCGACTCGTATGCAGGCATGATATGGCCAGCG GCCTCGGCTCTCTGTCACTACCTCGACACTCATCGTCAACAGCCGAGTCTTGTGGACAGAACAGTCCTGGAGATCGGAGCAGGAACAGGGCTGGTCTCAGTCGTAGCATCACTCCTCG gTGCCTGGGTCACAGCCACAGACCTTCCAGAATACCTGAGCAACCTGAGAGTGAACCTGTGCAGAAACACCAGGAGCCGCTGCAGACACACTCCCCAGGTGGCAGCTCTGTCCTGGGGCTATGACCTGGAGGACAGCTACCCTTCATCCGTCTACCGGTACGACTACGTGCTGGCTGCTGATGTGGTCTACCATCACGACTTCCTGGACGAGCTCCTGGCCACCATGAAGCATTTCTGCAAACCAGGAACGACTATTATCTGGGCCAACAAGATCAGATTTGAGTCTGATCTGACTTTCattgagaattttaaaaaagccttTCACACAAGTTTACTCGCTGAAGATGGAGAGATGAAGATCTTCATAGCAACAAGTAGAGAAGGAGAGCGAGAGTGTGATGCAGGGTTAGAAATGCAGGATCTCTTGAGAGAGGATGAGGAAAGTGAAGAAGAGCATGTGGAGCACAAACACAATGAGGCTGAGCTCGActgtgacagaaaagaaaatggcaTTGACATCACACAGGGACCTGACATGTTAGAAGCTGAAATAAGAGATGAAAAGGAAGAAGTGGAGGAGATAGTGGACCTGAGGACAGCCGACTATGAAGAGGATGAGAAGGATGAACCAGAGGACACTGACTCAAAACATGAAGACATAACAGGTGATCCTCTATAA